A portion of the uncultured Draconibacterium sp. genome contains these proteins:
- a CDS encoding tagaturonate epimerase family protein, with protein sequence MEFGKYSFGVGDRFNHEGEAQLRALIKANKKGVAVTPVWNKSNREHDIVHSEPAGTRIEADAAVKALAWENPYFVDADHINRRNVDRFIEPSNFFTLDVAMYIGNEASVEDVAAFKETCKLLGDEVTIPGIEESIQITKELLEEVASKYLAAVKEAGKIYRHIEAVKGKGNFVTEVSMDEVEAPQTPVDMFFILKMIANENIPAQTIAPKFTGRFNKGVDYVGDVEQFAKEFEQDVLVIDYAVKEFGLPADLKLSVHSGSDKFTIYPIMADIIKKYDKGIHVKTAGTTWLEEVIGLAISGDEGLAAAKEIYTNALDRKEELCGPYADVIDIDDSKLPSTEEVENWTGEKFGNTLRHIPGHADYNPNFRQLIHVGYKVAAEMGERYTGLLEKYADVVGGCVEENIYDRHLKRLFDL encoded by the coding sequence AAATCGCGAACACGATATTGTTCACTCCGAACCAGCGGGCACACGAATCGAAGCCGATGCTGCAGTAAAAGCACTGGCCTGGGAAAATCCCTATTTTGTTGACGCCGACCATATAAACCGTCGAAATGTAGATCGTTTTATCGAACCAAGTAACTTTTTTACACTCGACGTGGCCATGTATATTGGTAACGAGGCGTCGGTTGAAGACGTGGCGGCTTTTAAAGAAACCTGCAAGTTGCTGGGAGATGAAGTAACTATTCCGGGGATTGAAGAATCAATCCAAATTACCAAAGAATTGCTGGAAGAAGTAGCCTCAAAATACCTGGCTGCTGTTAAAGAAGCCGGGAAAATTTACCGCCACATTGAAGCTGTAAAAGGAAAAGGCAACTTTGTTACCGAAGTTTCGATGGATGAAGTGGAAGCGCCGCAAACTCCGGTTGATATGTTTTTTATTCTGAAGATGATTGCCAACGAAAATATTCCGGCTCAAACCATTGCTCCTAAATTCACCGGACGATTTAATAAAGGTGTTGATTATGTGGGTGATGTGGAACAGTTTGCCAAAGAATTTGAGCAGGATGTGTTAGTTATAGATTATGCGGTAAAAGAATTTGGATTACCGGCTGATCTTAAATTGAGCGTTCACTCGGGATCGGATAAATTTACCATCTACCCGATAATGGCTGATATCATTAAAAAGTACGATAAAGGAATTCACGTAAAAACGGCTGGGACAACATGGTTGGAGGAAGTCATTGGTTTGGCTATTTCGGGCGACGAAGGTTTAGCGGCAGCAAAAGAAATTTATACGAATGCACTCGATCGGAAAGAAGAGCTTTGCGGTCCGTATGCTGATGTGATTGATATTGACGATTCAAAACTTCCATCGACAGAAGAAGTTGAAAACTGGACAGGCGAAAAATTTGGAAACACTTTGCGTCATATTCCGGGACATGCTGATTACAACCCGAACTTCCGCCAATTAATTCACGTAGGTTATAAAGTTGCCGCCGAAATGGGCGAACGCTACACCGGTTTGCTTGAAAAATATGCCGATGTAGTTGGTGGTTGTGTAGAAGAAAATATCTACGACCGACACTTAAAAAGATTATTCGACTTATAA